In Sphaerodactylus townsendi isolate TG3544 linkage group LG13, MPM_Stown_v2.3, whole genome shotgun sequence, one DNA window encodes the following:
- the PPP1CC gene encoding serine/threonine-protein phosphatase PP1-gamma catalytic subunit, whose product MADIDKLNIDSIIQRLLEVRGSKPGKNVQLQENEIRGLCLKSREIFLSQPILLELEAPLKICGDIHGQYYDLLRLFEYGGFPPESNYLFLGDYVDRGKQSLETICLLLAYKIKYPENFFLLRGNHECASINRIYGFYDECKRRYNIKLWKTFTDCFNCLPIAAIVDEKIFCCHGGLSPDLQSMEQIRRIMRPTDVPDQGLLCDLLWSDPDKDVLGWGENDRGVSFTFGAEVVAKFLHKHDLDLICRAHQVVEDGYEFFAKRQLVTLFSAPNYCGEFDNAGAMMSVDETLMCSFQILKPAEKKKPNASRPVTPPRGMITKQAKK is encoded by the exons tgAGAGGATCAAAACCAGGTAAAAATGTCCAACTTCAAGAGAATGAAATAAGAGGATTGTGCTTGAAATCTCGTGAGATCTTCTTAAGTCAGCCCATTCTTTTAGAACTTGAAGCACCACTTAAAATATGCG GTGATATCCATGGACAATACTATGACTTACTTCGACTCTTTGAATACGGAGGCTTCCCACCAGAAAGCAACTATCTCTTCCTTGGTGATTATGTTGATAGAGGGAAGCAGTCTTTAGAAACCATTTGCCTCTTACTGGCTTACAAGATCAAATATCCAGAGAATTTTTTCCTCCTTAGAGGGAACCATGAATGTGCCAGTATTAATAGAATTTATGGCTTCTATGATGAAT GTAAAAGAAGGTACAATATAAAGCTGTGGAAAACCTTTACAGACTGCTTTAACTGCCTACCAATTGCAGCCATTGTGGATGAGAAAATATTTTGCTGTCATGGAG GCTTATCACCAGATCTCCAGTCAATGGAGCAGATTCGACGAATTATGCGCCCCACTGATGTGCCAGATCAGGGCCTCCTGTGTGATCTACTGTGGTCTGACCCTGACAAGGATGTCTTGGGATGGGGTGAAAACGACAGAGGCGTCTCTTTCACGTTTGGTGCTGAAGTGGTTGCGAAGTTCCTTCACAAACATGATCTGGATCTCATATGCAGAGCTCACCAG GTGGTTGAAGATGGGTACGAGTTCTTTGCAAAGCGACAGCTGGTGACCCTGTTTTCTGCCCCCAATTACTGTGGGGAGTTTGACAATGCAGGGGCCATGATGAGTGTTGATGAGACCCTGATGTGTTCCTTTCAG ATCTTGAAGCCTGCCGAGAAGAAGAAGCCCAACGCTAGCCGACCTGTAACGCCACCCAGGGGTATGATCACAAAACAAGCAAAGAAATAA
- the HVCN1 gene encoding voltage-gated hydrogen channel 1: MSAYLKHFTVVGDDPAQWNNDYKKWEEEEMEVESGAQPAVSTIKMEPAPRPPTFREVMRKLFQSHKFQILVVCLVILDAVLVLAELLLDLKIIHPDEHEIVPEVFHYLSLSILTLFLVEVSFKLFTYRLEFFHHKFEVLDAIVVVISFVLDIVVLFLKHDFEAFGLLILLRLWRVARIINGIILSVKTRSEQQISKLKTANLQLTTKVEQLESSCAEKQLEIERLTHTLRQHGLLAQPNPARPSPPAQRSSPSPILS; the protein is encoded by the exons ATGTCTGCGTATCTGAAGCATTTCACGGTGGTGGGTGACGATCCTGCGCAGTGGAACAATGACTACAAGAAGTGGGAGGAAGAAGAGATGGAGGTGGAAAGCGGAGCTCAGCCGGCTGTGTCGACCATCAAGATGGAGCCAGCTCCCAGGCCCCCCACGTTTCGGGAGGTCATGAGGAAGCTATTCCAGTCGCACAAATTTCAG ATCTTGGTTGTCTGTTTAGTTATCCTGGATGCTGTGTTGGTCCTGGCAGAGTTGCTTTTGGACCTGAAAATCATCCACCCAGATGAACACGAGATTGTACCTGAG GTGTTCCACTACCTGAGCCTTTCCATCCTCACCCTCTTCCTGGTGGAGGTGAGCTTCAAACTCTTCACCTACCGCCTGGAATTCTTCCATCACAAGTTTGAGGTCCTGGACGCCATCGTGGTCGTCATCTCGTTTGTTCTCGACATTGTTGTCCTGTTTCTGAAGCACGATTTTGAAGCGTTTGGGCTCCTGATCCTGCTCAGGTTGTGGCGAGTGGCCAGAATCATCAACG GAATTATCTTGTCAGTGAAGACACGCTCTGAGCAGCAGATATCCAAGCTGAAGACAGCAAACCTGCAGCTCACCACAAAGGTAGAACAGCTGGAGAGCAGCTGTGCTGAGAAG CAGCTGGAAATTGAGAGGCTCACCCATACCCTGAGGCAGCACGGCCTCCTTGCACAGCCAAATCCTGCCCGGCCGTCCCCTCCAGCCCAGAGGAGCTCACCTTCTCCCATACTGTCATGA